The Streptomyces sp. SS1-1 genome has a segment encoding these proteins:
- the iolB gene encoding 5-deoxy-glucuronate isomerase: MTYHLPAGKAPGGPYVVDVTPETARWGYSSLRVLELPPGGTHSFETGDSEWIVLPLAGGCTVTATDDFGHDTFPLTGRDDVFSAVTDFAYVPRDARAAVTSPGGGRFALTGARCTRRLPARYGPASSVPVELRGTGNSSRQVNNFGAAGVFECDKLIAVEVITPGGNWSSFPPHKHDEHRPGEESVLEEIYYFEFAGHEGTPGLGYQRVSPSGHGRGTDVLAEVRDGDVVLIPDGWHGPSMAVPGHHMYYLNVMAGPEDERAWLICDHPDHAWIRGTWPDQPVDPRLPLYTAPSQ, translated from the coding sequence ATGACGTACCACCTCCCGGCGGGGAAGGCGCCCGGCGGCCCGTACGTCGTGGACGTCACCCCGGAGACGGCCCGCTGGGGGTACTCCAGCCTGCGGGTGCTGGAGCTGCCGCCCGGCGGCACGCACAGCTTCGAGACCGGCGACAGCGAGTGGATCGTGCTGCCGCTGGCCGGCGGCTGCACGGTGACGGCCACCGACGACTTCGGCCACGACACCTTCCCGCTCACCGGCCGCGACGACGTGTTCAGCGCCGTCACCGACTTCGCCTACGTCCCGCGCGACGCCCGGGCGGCCGTCACCTCGCCGGGCGGCGGGCGGTTCGCGCTGACCGGGGCGCGCTGCACCCGGCGGCTGCCGGCCCGCTACGGACCGGCCTCCTCGGTGCCGGTGGAACTGCGCGGCACCGGGAACTCCTCCCGGCAGGTGAACAACTTCGGGGCGGCCGGGGTCTTCGAGTGCGACAAGCTGATCGCCGTCGAGGTGATCACGCCGGGCGGCAACTGGTCGTCGTTCCCGCCGCACAAGCACGACGAGCACCGGCCCGGCGAGGAGTCGGTCCTCGAGGAGATCTACTACTTCGAGTTCGCCGGCCACGAGGGCACACCCGGCCTCGGCTACCAGCGTGTCTCGCCGTCCGGCCACGGCCGCGGCACCGACGTCCTCGCGGAGGTGCGCGACGGCGACGTCGTCCTCATCCCCGACGGCTGGCACGGGCCGTCCATGGCGGTGCCCGGCCACCACATGTACTACCTCAACGTCATGGCGGGCCCCGAGGACGAGCGCGCCTGGCTGATCTGCGACCACCCCGACCACGCCTGGATCCGCGGCACCTGGCCGGACCAGCCCGTCGACCCCCGTCTGCCCCTCTACACCGCCCCGTCCCAGTGA
- a CDS encoding CoA-acylating methylmalonate-semialdehyde dehydrogenase, protein MKTLTHWIDGKPVESTSGRYGPVHNPATGAQEKQVGFATVEEVDAAVASAKAAFESWGQSSLARRTAILFKYRELLDAHRDELARLITAEHGKVHSDALGEVARGLEIVELACGISVQLKGELSTQVSTRVDVASIRQPLGVVAGITPFNFPAMVPMWMFPLAIACGNTFVLKPSEKDPSASLLLAELAAEAGLPEGVLNVVQGDKVAVDRLLEHPDVEAVSFVGSTPIAKYIQLKAVEHGKRVQALGGAKNHMLVLPDADLDLAADQAINAAYGSAGERCMAVSVVVAVGGIGDDLVARIAERARNLRVGPGDDPASEMGPLITREHRDKVASYVAGAAAQGAEVVVDGTGLTVEGHEDGFFLGVSLLDRVPLTADAYRDEIFGPVLCVVRAETYEEALKLINDSRWGNGTAIFTRDGGAARRFQLEVKAGMVGVNVPIPVPVGYHSFGGWKDSLFGDHHVYGNDGVAFYTQGKVITTRWPDPSDGGINLGFPSNS, encoded by the coding sequence ATGAAGACCCTGACCCACTGGATCGACGGCAAGCCCGTCGAGAGCACGTCCGGCCGCTACGGCCCCGTCCACAACCCCGCCACCGGCGCCCAGGAGAAGCAGGTCGGCTTCGCCACCGTGGAGGAGGTGGACGCCGCGGTCGCCTCGGCGAAGGCGGCGTTCGAGAGCTGGGGCCAGTCGTCGCTGGCCCGGCGCACCGCGATCCTGTTCAAGTACCGCGAGCTGCTGGACGCGCACCGCGACGAGCTGGCGCGGCTGATCACCGCCGAGCACGGCAAGGTGCACTCCGACGCCCTCGGCGAGGTCGCGCGCGGACTGGAGATCGTCGAGCTGGCCTGCGGGATCTCCGTGCAGCTGAAGGGCGAGCTGTCGACGCAGGTGTCGACCCGGGTGGACGTGGCGTCGATCCGGCAGCCGCTGGGCGTGGTCGCCGGCATCACGCCGTTCAACTTCCCGGCGATGGTGCCGATGTGGATGTTCCCGCTGGCGATCGCGTGCGGCAACACCTTCGTGCTGAAGCCCAGCGAGAAGGACCCGTCGGCGTCCCTGCTGCTGGCGGAACTGGCCGCCGAGGCGGGACTGCCGGAGGGCGTGCTGAACGTCGTACAGGGCGACAAGGTGGCCGTGGACCGGCTCCTGGAGCACCCCGACGTGGAGGCGGTGTCGTTCGTCGGCTCGACGCCGATCGCGAAGTACATCCAGCTCAAGGCCGTCGAGCACGGCAAGCGCGTACAGGCGCTCGGCGGCGCCAAGAACCACATGCTGGTGCTGCCCGACGCCGACCTGGACCTCGCGGCCGACCAGGCGATCAACGCGGCGTACGGCTCGGCGGGCGAGCGCTGCATGGCGGTCTCGGTGGTCGTCGCGGTCGGCGGCATCGGCGACGACCTGGTCGCCCGGATCGCCGAGCGGGCGCGGAACCTGCGCGTCGGCCCGGGCGACGACCCGGCGTCCGAGATGGGCCCGCTGATCACCCGGGAGCACCGCGACAAGGTGGCGTCGTACGTGGCGGGCGCGGCCGCGCAGGGCGCCGAGGTCGTGGTCGACGGCACGGGCCTCACGGTCGAGGGGCACGAGGACGGCTTCTTCCTCGGGGTCTCGCTGCTCGACCGGGTGCCGCTGACGGCGGACGCGTACCGGGACGAGATCTTCGGCCCGGTGCTGTGCGTGGTGCGCGCGGAGACGTACGAGGAGGCCCTGAAGCTGATCAACGACTCCCGCTGGGGCAACGGCACCGCGATCTTCACCCGCGACGGCGGCGCCGCCCGCCGCTTCCAGCTGGAGGTGAAGGCGGGCATGGTCGGCGTGAACGTGCCGATCCCGGTGCCGGTCGGCTACCACTCCTTCGGTGGCTGGAAGGACAGCCTCTTCGGGGACCACCACGTCTACGGCAACGACGGCGTCGCCTTCTACACCCAGGGAAAGGTGATCACCACCCGCTGGCCGGACCCGTCCGACGGCGGCATCAACCTCGGTTTCCCCAGCAACTCCTGA
- a CDS encoding deoxyribose-phosphate aldolase — protein MSLSIPDLTAVRARHPEAIAEAAARRVRRPLIGESGRLMIVAADHPARGALGVGDRRLAMANRAELLERLCVALSRPGVDGVLATADILEDLLLLGVLDGKVVMGSMNRGGLAGASFEMDDRFTGHRAEDIERMRFDAGKLLVRIDLSDPGSLATLESSARAVDAMAARRLPLFVEPFVSRRVDGRVRNDLSAEAVTRSIAIASGLGGTSAYTWLKLPVTDDPDRMAEVLETSTLPVVLLGGEVGGDQEGAYERWRKALRLPTVQGMVVGRSLLYPAEGTVETAVDTAVGLL, from the coding sequence TTGAGTCTCTCCATCCCCGACCTCACCGCGGTCAGAGCCCGGCACCCCGAGGCGATCGCGGAGGCCGCCGCCCGGCGGGTGCGCCGCCCGCTGATCGGCGAGAGCGGGCGCCTGATGATCGTGGCCGCCGACCACCCGGCCCGCGGCGCCCTCGGCGTGGGCGACCGGCGCCTCGCCATGGCCAACCGGGCCGAGCTGCTGGAACGTCTCTGCGTCGCGCTGTCCCGGCCCGGCGTCGACGGGGTCCTGGCCACCGCGGACATCCTGGAGGACCTGCTGCTCCTCGGCGTCCTCGACGGCAAGGTCGTCATGGGCTCCATGAACCGGGGCGGCCTCGCCGGCGCCTCCTTCGAGATGGACGACCGCTTCACCGGGCACCGCGCCGAGGACATCGAGCGCATGCGGTTCGACGCCGGCAAGCTGCTGGTCCGCATCGACCTCTCCGACCCCGGCTCCCTGGCCACCCTGGAGTCCTCGGCCCGCGCCGTCGACGCGATGGCCGCGCGCCGGCTGCCGCTGTTCGTCGAGCCCTTCGTCTCCCGGCGCGTCGACGGCAGAGTGCGCAACGACCTGTCCGCCGAGGCCGTCACCCGCTCCATCGCCATCGCCTCCGGCCTCGGCGGCACCTCCGCCTACACCTGGCTGAAGCTCCCGGTCACCGACGACCCCGACCGCATGGCCGAGGTCCTGGAGACCTCGACGCTGCCCGTGGTGCTGCTGGGCGGCGAGGTCGGCGGCGACCAGGAGGGGGCGTACGAGCGCTGGCGCAAGGCGCTGCGGCTGCCGACGGTGCAGGGGATGGTCGTCGGCCGCTCGCTGCTCTACCCGGCCGAGGGCACTGTGGAGACGGCGGTGGACACGGCCGTCGGCCTGTTGTGA
- the iolD gene encoding 3D-(3,5/4)-trihydroxycyclohexane-1,2-dione acylhydrolase (decyclizing) — MSPSTVRLTVAQALVRFLSVQYTERDGVRHRLIAGTWGIFGHGNVAGVGQALLEAGEEAMPFHQGRNEQSMVHAAVGHARQLNRLSAQAVTTSIGPGATNLVTGAALATINRLPVLLLPGDYFASHAPDPLLQQLEHPTEADVSVNDTLRPVSRYFDRITRPEALIPSALHAMRVLADPAETGAVTLALPQDVQAEAYDWPEEFFAERVWPVRRPAPDPAELAAAVEAIRSARRPLLVAGGGVHHSEAEDALRAFVEATGIPVASTQAGKGSLRFDHPADLGAIGHTGTSASDDLARTADLVIGVGTRYTDFTTASGTLFQHPDVRFLNVNITGFDAHKLSARTLVCDARSGLTALTEALAGHRVDAAYEAEYRAGRERWDAVVEAAFRADDTAVPTQTQVLGALDAVVGDDDVVINAAGSLPGDLHKLWRARSPRQYHLEYGYSCMGYEIPAAIGVQQAAPGTPVWALVGDGTYLMMPTEIVTAVQEGLPVNVVLIQNHGYASIGGLSAETGGERFGTAYRHRAADGSFTGAPLPVDLAANAASLGMEVLRAKTVGELREALAAARASDRPTCVYVETDTTRSTAPGAEAWWDVPVAEVAGREAAVEARERYDRQVTARRHHL, encoded by the coding sequence ATGAGCCCATCCACCGTCCGTCTGACCGTCGCCCAGGCGCTGGTGCGGTTCCTGTCCGTCCAGTACACCGAGCGCGACGGTGTCCGGCACCGGCTGATCGCCGGCACCTGGGGCATCTTCGGGCACGGCAACGTGGCCGGCGTGGGCCAGGCGCTGCTGGAGGCGGGCGAGGAGGCCATGCCGTTCCACCAGGGCCGCAACGAGCAGTCCATGGTGCACGCTGCGGTCGGCCACGCCCGCCAGCTCAACCGGCTCTCCGCACAGGCCGTCACCACGTCGATCGGCCCCGGCGCGACCAACCTGGTCACCGGCGCGGCGCTCGCCACCATCAACCGTCTGCCGGTCCTGCTGCTGCCCGGCGACTACTTCGCCTCGCACGCCCCGGACCCGCTGCTCCAGCAGCTGGAGCACCCGACGGAGGCGGACGTGTCCGTCAACGACACGCTGCGCCCGGTCTCCCGGTACTTCGACCGGATCACCCGCCCCGAGGCGCTGATCCCGTCCGCGCTGCACGCCATGCGGGTCCTCGCCGACCCCGCCGAGACCGGCGCGGTGACGCTGGCCCTCCCCCAGGACGTGCAGGCGGAGGCGTACGACTGGCCGGAGGAGTTCTTCGCCGAGCGCGTCTGGCCCGTACGGCGTCCCGCGCCCGACCCGGCCGAACTGGCGGCGGCCGTCGAGGCGATCCGCTCGGCGCGGCGCCCCCTGCTCGTCGCGGGCGGCGGGGTGCACCACAGCGAGGCCGAGGACGCGCTGCGGGCGTTCGTCGAGGCGACCGGCATCCCGGTGGCGTCCACGCAGGCGGGCAAGGGCTCGCTGCGCTTCGACCACCCGGCCGACCTCGGCGCCATCGGGCACACCGGCACCTCGGCCAGCGACGACCTCGCCCGCACCGCGGACCTGGTGATCGGCGTCGGCACCCGGTACACCGACTTCACGACGGCGTCCGGAACCCTCTTCCAGCACCCGGACGTGCGCTTCCTGAACGTCAACATCACCGGCTTCGACGCGCACAAGCTGTCCGCGCGGACGCTGGTCTGCGACGCCCGCTCCGGGCTCACCGCCCTCACCGAGGCGCTGGCCGGGCACCGGGTGGACGCCGCCTACGAGGCGGAGTACCGGGCCGGCCGGGAGCGCTGGGACGCGGTGGTCGAGGCCGCGTTCCGGGCCGACGACACGGCCGTCCCGACGCAGACGCAGGTGCTGGGCGCGCTGGACGCGGTCGTCGGCGACGACGACGTGGTGATCAACGCGGCCGGTTCGCTCCCCGGCGACCTGCACAAGCTGTGGCGGGCCCGCTCGCCGCGCCAGTACCACCTGGAGTACGGCTACTCCTGCATGGGCTACGAGATCCCGGCCGCGATCGGCGTCCAGCAGGCCGCGCCGGGCACCCCGGTGTGGGCGCTGGTCGGCGACGGCACGTATCTGATGATGCCGACGGAGATCGTGACCGCCGTGCAGGAGGGCCTGCCGGTCAACGTCGTCCTGATCCAGAACCACGGCTACGCCTCCATCGGCGGTCTGTCCGCCGAGACCGGCGGCGAGCGGTTCGGCACCGCCTACCGCCACCGGGCCGCCGACGGGAGCTTCACCGGCGCCCCGCTGCCCGTGGACCTCGCCGCGAACGCGGCCAGCCTCGGCATGGAGGTGCTGCGCGCCAAGACCGTGGGCGAGCTGCGGGAGGCGCTGGCCGCGGCCCGCGCCTCGGACCGGCCGACCTGCGTGTACGTCGAGACGGACACCACCCGCTCGACGGCGCCGGGCGCCGAGGCGTGGTGGGACGTCCCCGTCGCCGAGGTCGCCGGCCGCGAGGCCGCCGTCGAGGCCCGCGAGCGCTACGACCGGCAGGTCACCGCCCGCCGCCACCACCTCTGA